In Brevibacillus brevis NBRC 100599, a single genomic region encodes these proteins:
- a CDS encoding S41 family peptidase — protein sequence MRWKGRTVIALVLISMVASSFVTMAIMKTSASASSSQGGALTASSMALFSGSGDYPKEFQKLYEAFSAIKKDYIQNVTTEQLVEGAIGGMVGSLEDPYSDYMDPRSAEEFTSTLHSTFQGIGTEVTMQNGRVTVVSPFKNSPAERAGLRPNDQILSVNDESLEGLDLHQAVTKIRGPKGTKAVLKVVRAGVPEPLTIVCVRDDIPIETVNSQIIEKNGVKVGVINLTQFSTDTAKHFKEQLAALEQKGIGGLVIDVRGNPGGYLLAVKEIGEVLVPKKGKIVQIEYGNGGQQKEEYFSTTEAAKPYPISVLINGGSASASEILAGALRDSGSYKLVGEKTFGKGTVQSTMEMNDKSQLKLTIAKWITPSGDWVHKKGIKPDFEVKQPDYFNATLLPADKVLQRDMAGTDVKNLQLILKGLNLSPGREDGYFDEKTEEAIKQFQTSSKLEVTGKVDAKTRSSLEESLRKTMTKPENDLQLQKALDVVTGK from the coding sequence GTGAGATGGAAAGGACGTACCGTAATCGCGCTTGTACTCATCTCCATGGTAGCCAGTAGTTTTGTTACGATGGCGATCATGAAGACATCGGCTAGCGCCAGTTCGAGTCAAGGTGGGGCTTTAACAGCATCCAGCATGGCGCTGTTTTCTGGAAGCGGAGATTATCCGAAAGAGTTCCAGAAGCTGTACGAGGCGTTTTCAGCAATCAAGAAAGATTACATCCAAAATGTCACCACTGAGCAGTTAGTAGAGGGTGCAATTGGCGGAATGGTCGGGTCGCTTGAAGATCCGTATAGTGATTACATGGACCCTCGCTCTGCTGAGGAGTTCACATCTACCCTACACTCGACTTTCCAAGGGATCGGGACAGAGGTAACGATGCAAAATGGTCGGGTAACGGTTGTTTCCCCATTCAAAAACTCCCCAGCGGAGCGTGCGGGGCTGCGTCCAAACGACCAAATTTTGAGCGTAAATGATGAATCCCTTGAAGGATTGGACCTGCATCAGGCAGTGACGAAGATTCGTGGTCCAAAAGGAACGAAGGCGGTTCTCAAAGTAGTGAGAGCCGGAGTACCAGAACCTCTTACCATTGTGTGTGTACGTGACGATATTCCGATTGAGACGGTAAACAGTCAGATCATCGAGAAGAACGGTGTTAAAGTAGGTGTAATTAACCTTACCCAATTCTCTACAGACACAGCTAAGCACTTCAAAGAACAGCTGGCTGCTCTTGAGCAGAAGGGGATTGGCGGTCTGGTAATTGACGTTCGAGGCAATCCGGGTGGGTATTTGCTGGCTGTGAAAGAAATCGGTGAAGTCCTCGTACCGAAAAAAGGCAAGATCGTACAAATCGAGTATGGAAATGGCGGACAGCAAAAAGAAGAGTATTTCTCGACTACAGAAGCTGCCAAGCCTTATCCAATCTCGGTACTGATTAATGGCGGAAGCGCCAGTGCATCGGAGATTCTCGCGGGTGCTCTGCGCGATAGCGGCAGCTACAAGCTGGTCGGTGAGAAGACCTTTGGTAAAGGAACCGTTCAGAGTACCATGGAAATGAACGACAAGAGCCAATTGAAGCTGACGATTGCCAAGTGGATCACACCGAGTGGGGATTGGGTCCATAAAAAAGGCATTAAGCCAGACTTTGAAGTCAAGCAACCTGATTATTTCAACGCAACTCTGCTGCCGGCAGATAAAGTATTGCAGCGCGACATGGCTGGTACTGACGTGAAAAACCTGCAGCTCATCCTGAAAGGCTTGAATCTGTCCCCAGGACGAGAAGATGGCTATTTTGATGAAAAGACAGAGGAAGCAATCAAGCAGTTCCAAACCTCCAGCAAACTTGAGGTAACTGGCAAAGTAGACGCGAAGACACGCTCTTCGCTGGAAGAAAGTCTCCGTAAAACGATGACGAAGCCAGAGAATGATCTGCAATTGCAAAAAGCTCTGGATGTAGTCACGGGCAAGTAA
- the ftsE gene encoding cell division ATP-binding protein FtsE, with protein MIEMFDVWKTYPNGTNALKGINIRIEKGEFVYVVGPSGAGKSTFIKLMYREEKPTKGQIFLGGFNVSRIKERQIPLVRRSIGVVFQDFKLLPTLTVFENVAFAMEVIESNPKQIKPRVMDVLGLVKLKHKAKMLPSELSGGEQQRVALARALVNSPGIIIADEPTGNLDPETSWEIMKLFEEINQRGTTVVMATHNREIVNTMRKRVVAIEAGQIARDEQRGEYGYED; from the coding sequence TTGATCGAAATGTTCGATGTATGGAAAACATACCCGAATGGAACCAATGCTTTGAAAGGTATCAACATTCGGATTGAGAAAGGTGAATTTGTGTACGTAGTAGGCCCCAGTGGTGCGGGTAAATCTACGTTTATCAAATTGATGTACCGTGAAGAGAAGCCGACGAAAGGACAAATCTTTCTGGGTGGCTTCAATGTCAGCAGAATCAAAGAGCGTCAAATACCATTAGTCCGCCGCAGTATCGGTGTCGTGTTCCAAGACTTCAAGCTGCTGCCGACGTTAACCGTTTTCGAAAATGTCGCATTTGCGATGGAAGTAATCGAGAGCAATCCGAAACAAATCAAGCCGCGCGTGATGGATGTTTTGGGTCTCGTAAAGCTCAAGCATAAAGCCAAAATGCTACCAAGCGAGCTGTCCGGTGGTGAGCAGCAACGGGTTGCCTTGGCGCGCGCATTGGTGAATAGTCCGGGAATTATTATCGCGGACGAGCCAACGGGGAACCTGGACCCAGAGACCTCTTGGGAAATCATGAAGCTTTTTGAAGAAATTAATCAGCGTGGAACGACAGTCGTTATGGCTACCCACAATAGAGAAATTGTAAACACCATGAGAAAACGGGTGGTTGCGATCGAAGCAGGCCAAATTGCCCGTGATGAGCAGAGAGGGGAATACGGTTATGAAGATTAG
- a CDS encoding iron-containing alcohol dehydrogenase has product MENFVYHNPTQLIFGRGQLAQLEEKARLLGPTVLLVYGGGSIKRTGLYDKVIFLLQSAGCRVHELPGVEPNPRLSTVNKGIELCRQEGVNWILAVGGGSVIDAAKAVAIGVPYEGDVWDFYTRKAVAQEALPLGTVLTLAATGSEMNRGSVITNWETQEKHGAGTTFPAFSILDPEHTFSVPRDQTIYGISDILSHVFEQYFTHTAEIPLQTRFAESIMKTVIENAERVLTNPEDYDARANILYCGTMALNGTLPVGVTTDWATHSIEHAVSAIYDIPHGGGLAIIFPKWMRYVYRENVARFVRFATEVWNVDPAGKTDDEIALEGIAATEAFFARIGAPTRLADYGITDEHLQLMAEKATPFGPIGQFKTLTSDDVAQILRLSL; this is encoded by the coding sequence GTGGAAAATTTTGTTTACCATAACCCGACACAGCTGATTTTTGGACGGGGTCAATTGGCCCAGCTCGAGGAAAAAGCACGACTGCTAGGTCCCACCGTTCTTTTGGTATATGGTGGTGGCAGTATAAAGCGAACTGGTCTCTACGACAAAGTGATTTTTCTTCTCCAGTCTGCGGGCTGCCGCGTGCATGAGTTGCCCGGAGTGGAGCCAAATCCACGTCTGAGTACCGTTAACAAAGGAATTGAGTTATGCCGCCAAGAGGGTGTCAATTGGATACTCGCTGTAGGTGGTGGTAGTGTAATCGACGCGGCCAAAGCAGTCGCGATTGGTGTGCCTTACGAGGGAGATGTTTGGGATTTTTATACGCGCAAAGCGGTCGCACAAGAGGCTCTGCCCCTCGGTACCGTACTGACACTTGCTGCTACTGGTTCTGAAATGAATCGGGGAAGTGTCATCACCAACTGGGAGACACAAGAAAAGCATGGAGCTGGCACGACGTTTCCGGCGTTTTCGATTCTGGATCCTGAGCATACGTTTAGCGTACCTCGCGACCAAACGATCTACGGAATCAGCGACATTTTGTCCCATGTATTCGAGCAGTATTTCACGCATACAGCCGAAATTCCACTGCAAACACGTTTTGCCGAGTCGATCATGAAGACCGTCATCGAAAATGCAGAACGCGTCCTCACCAATCCGGAAGACTACGATGCCCGCGCCAACATCCTGTACTGCGGAACAATGGCATTGAACGGCACTCTCCCGGTTGGGGTCACAACAGACTGGGCAACCCACTCCATTGAGCATGCTGTCAGTGCTATTTACGACATCCCGCACGGTGGCGGTCTGGCAATCATCTTCCCGAAATGGATGCGCTATGTGTACCGTGAAAACGTCGCTCGCTTTGTGCGGTTCGCGACAGAAGTGTGGAATGTCGATCCTGCCGGCAAGACAGACGATGAGATCGCCTTGGAAGGGATCGCCGCTACGGAAGCTTTCTTTGCGCGTATCGGTGCCCCTACCCGATTGGCTGATTACGGCATCACCGACGAGCACTTGCAGCTCATGGCCGAAAAAGCTACTCCGTTTGGACCGATCGGTCAGTTTAAAACATTGACGAGTGACGATGTGGCACAGATTCTTCGATTAAGCTTGTAA
- a CDS encoding GerAB/ArcD/ProY family transporter, whose amino-acid sequence MQESYKISPRQLLMLVTLVTIGDSVLVLPGVTATLAKQDAWISVLIGLVVGLLNIVLLIAVGKLYRNQSFFTFVDQTVGRVLGTIITLTFICYTLFSAGAHVMEIGDFVGTHLLVSTPRFAIQLLFVIVIMFGVRLGLQTVAESAEIYFVWFFFFFGLLMITLLPQADMSRIQPVFENGWKPILQGSTAAIAFPFSELVIFMAVLPFVSPIQKRMRSFFLGTLLGGIVLFIIMLMCILVLGAEQTSRHFYPTYVLIKQLKLGDFIQRLEAIIAVIWFIAVSVKITLYCLFFHLGIRHVFRIENFRVLILPYIVLLMVMSTIFSPNMVVYGDIIAKYWPFYDVTYSIGVPLVLLCGYAIRKRYGSSI is encoded by the coding sequence ATGCAAGAGAGCTACAAGATCAGTCCCCGGCAACTATTGATGCTCGTCACCCTAGTTACCATTGGGGATTCCGTTCTCGTTCTGCCTGGAGTGACGGCTACACTCGCTAAACAGGATGCGTGGATATCTGTCCTGATCGGGCTTGTGGTGGGACTGCTCAATATTGTCTTACTCATAGCTGTGGGGAAGCTTTATCGGAATCAGAGCTTCTTTACCTTCGTTGATCAAACCGTTGGGAGAGTATTAGGAACGATCATTACCCTCACGTTTATTTGTTATACGCTGTTTTCAGCAGGGGCGCATGTGATGGAAATCGGCGACTTTGTTGGCACGCATCTATTAGTCTCGACTCCAAGATTCGCGATACAGCTATTGTTTGTCATTGTGATTATGTTTGGTGTGCGTTTGGGACTGCAAACAGTCGCAGAATCGGCAGAAATCTATTTTGTCTGGTTCTTTTTCTTTTTTGGTTTACTCATGATTACTCTTCTGCCGCAAGCGGACATGTCGAGAATTCAACCTGTATTTGAAAATGGGTGGAAGCCAATTTTGCAGGGTTCTACAGCGGCAATTGCCTTTCCTTTTTCAGAGCTGGTCATTTTTATGGCGGTTCTTCCGTTTGTCTCGCCTATCCAAAAACGTATGAGATCTTTTTTTCTGGGGACGTTGCTTGGAGGGATTGTGTTGTTCATCATCATGCTGATGTGCATCCTTGTTTTGGGGGCAGAACAGACTTCGCGGCATTTTTATCCAACCTATGTTCTTATCAAACAGCTAAAACTCGGGGATTTCATCCAGCGGCTAGAGGCGATTATCGCGGTGATTTGGTTTATCGCGGTGAGCGTCAAAATTACATTATATTGCCTGTTTTTTCATTTGGGCATCCGTCACGTCTTTCGAATCGAGAACTTCAGGGTTCTCATCCTTCCGTACATCGTTTTGCTCATGGTAATGTCTACGATTTTCTCGCCCAATATGGTTGTCTATGGCGACATCATTGCGAAGTACTGGCCATTCTATGATGTTACCTATAGCATTGGTGTACCGTTGGTGCTCCTGTGTGGGTATGCCATTCGAAAAAGGTATGGCTCGTCCATTTGA
- a CDS encoding PDZ domain-containing protein has protein sequence MEAGNSLLPVEMITTANQMPWFFFPLVEVRQLAIQADMLTIAYGFAAFFINPVFYLFLVFIYLHYRRQMNLERQLFSARIQSPLLSTIRAVGMGLVGGLLISLLSAGLGVVVQAQDLWILWGLALILALIRLRFLCFAYAAGILAILHAITLVIPPVTDVPGLSYIWEMIRQAKPLPLLALVAIMHLIEAMLVRWNGGRDASPLFVEGQRGRIVGAYLLHSFWLTPAVLFVQMEPGAISGALYPGWPFFSPEAASFGLMLLPTVTGFSDMTQTMTPYRKATQVAKNLTLYALILLGLCALTVWFYPLIMLTAIFALFGHEALFFWSQYQERKRTPYFIQSSRGVKVMGVIPGTRAEEIGITPGEIIVKVNGISVREKEDLYPALQANPAFCKMEVLTHEGELKFVQCAVYAGNHHQLGIIVVPDANTRAFVDLKRASVVELIKQKLEKLNVGA, from the coding sequence ATGGAAGCAGGTAATTCCCTGCTACCCGTAGAAATGATAACCACGGCAAATCAAATGCCGTGGTTTTTCTTTCCTTTAGTTGAGGTGAGGCAATTGGCGATACAGGCAGATATGCTTACCATTGCATATGGCTTTGCCGCATTTTTTATTAATCCTGTCTTCTATCTCTTTCTGGTTTTTATTTATTTGCATTATCGCAGACAGATGAATCTGGAAAGACAGCTTTTTTCTGCACGCATTCAGTCCCCTTTGCTCTCAACGATACGGGCTGTAGGGATGGGCTTGGTGGGAGGCTTGCTGATTTCTCTTCTTAGTGCAGGACTCGGCGTGGTCGTGCAAGCACAGGATTTGTGGATACTATGGGGATTGGCACTCATCTTGGCGCTGATTCGTTTACGATTTCTCTGTTTCGCATATGCTGCCGGGATTTTGGCGATTTTACACGCGATCACACTGGTTATTCCACCGGTTACGGATGTTCCAGGATTGAGCTATATCTGGGAAATGATTCGTCAGGCGAAACCATTGCCATTGCTTGCGTTAGTTGCGATCATGCATCTAATTGAAGCGATGCTCGTACGCTGGAATGGCGGGCGGGACGCTTCTCCACTGTTCGTGGAAGGGCAGCGTGGTCGGATTGTCGGTGCCTATTTGCTTCATTCTTTTTGGCTGACTCCAGCCGTGCTGTTCGTACAGATGGAGCCAGGTGCTATCAGTGGTGCGTTGTATCCGGGGTGGCCGTTCTTTTCGCCCGAAGCCGCTTCTTTCGGACTGATGCTTCTGCCCACAGTGACCGGATTCTCTGATATGACGCAAACGATGACTCCGTATAGAAAAGCAACGCAGGTTGCAAAAAATTTGACGCTGTATGCGCTCATTTTGTTGGGATTGTGTGCTCTGACTGTATGGTTTTATCCGTTGATCATGCTGACCGCGATCTTTGCACTATTCGGTCATGAGGCGCTGTTTTTCTGGAGTCAGTATCAAGAAAGAAAGCGTACGCCTTATTTCATCCAGTCTTCGCGCGGTGTAAAAGTAATGGGTGTCATTCCGGGAACGAGAGCAGAGGAAATCGGAATTACGCCCGGTGAGATTATCGTGAAAGTAAATGGCATTTCGGTGCGGGAAAAAGAAGATTTATATCCAGCACTACAAGCCAATCCTGCCTTTTGTAAAATGGAAGTACTCACGCATGAAGGTGAGCTGAAGTTCGTACAGTGTGCGGTCTATGCGGGCAATCATCACCAACTGGGGATCATTGTGGTTCCAGATGCAAATACCCGTGCATTTGTTGATTTGAAACGCGCCAGTGTAGTCGAGCTGATCAAGCAAAAGCTGGAGAAGCTGAATGTAGGAGCATAA
- a CDS encoding murein hydrolase activator EnvC family protein: MRKRILLALVITGLVVGTVLPTNVSLAAPSKASLDKINRELKEIQKKKKSQQQQMKKTEEQINVVQKEKKGLETQLMQIDLRRNDTQKKLDKLEQQMEDTKEKAANAQDKLDEAKDRVAKRDALLRTRVTSMYERGTVSYLDVLLGSSDFGDFLTRMQALQLILEQDTRILEDNIRDKETIETKKKEIDHQLTVYAGMFDEAEELKVELDKQYKQSLVVKAELDKKESALEVDLEQYGQELLAITKQEAAKYSERVRALSASSTGYKGGKFGLPVANGQFRFTSGFGVRSDPFTGRSAGHNGVDMAARKGTPILAAADGIVLFAGYNGGFGNTVMIKHNAEYTTLYGHIREGGIKVSVGQSVSRGQKIAEVGSTGRSTGNHVHFTVYKNDVAVNPMPYLK, translated from the coding sequence ATGAGAAAGAGAATCCTGCTAGCACTCGTAATCACTGGGCTTGTAGTCGGTACGGTGCTCCCGACGAATGTGAGCTTGGCTGCGCCTAGTAAGGCCTCTTTGGACAAGATTAATCGAGAGCTAAAAGAAATCCAAAAGAAGAAGAAAAGCCAGCAGCAGCAAATGAAGAAGACAGAAGAACAGATCAATGTCGTGCAAAAAGAGAAAAAGGGCTTGGAAACGCAATTGATGCAAATCGATTTGCGTCGCAACGATACACAGAAAAAGCTGGACAAGCTTGAGCAGCAAATGGAAGATACCAAGGAAAAAGCAGCAAACGCGCAGGATAAGCTGGATGAGGCAAAGGATCGCGTGGCGAAAAGGGATGCTTTGCTCAGAACACGTGTGACTTCCATGTACGAACGCGGTACGGTCTCCTATTTGGATGTCCTTCTCGGTTCCTCTGACTTTGGGGACTTTTTGACGCGTATGCAGGCCTTGCAGCTTATTTTGGAGCAGGACACGCGTATTTTAGAGGATAACATTCGCGATAAGGAAACCATCGAGACCAAAAAGAAAGAAATTGATCATCAGCTGACCGTGTACGCTGGGATGTTCGATGAGGCTGAGGAGCTCAAAGTCGAATTGGACAAGCAGTACAAGCAAAGTTTAGTGGTCAAGGCTGAACTGGATAAAAAAGAATCTGCTCTTGAAGTGGATTTGGAGCAGTATGGGCAGGAGCTTTTGGCTATCACCAAACAAGAAGCAGCCAAATATTCGGAGCGAGTACGTGCGCTGAGCGCATCCAGTACAGGCTACAAGGGTGGAAAGTTTGGTTTGCCTGTCGCAAATGGGCAATTCCGCTTCACTTCAGGCTTCGGAGTGCGGTCAGACCCGTTTACAGGCCGTTCAGCTGGGCATAATGGTGTAGATATGGCAGCACGGAAGGGAACGCCAATTTTGGCTGCGGCTGACGGAATTGTTCTCTTTGCAGGATATAACGGCGGCTTCGGGAATACAGTAATGATCAAGCATAACGCAGAATATACCACTTTGTACGGTCATATTCGCGAGGGAGGTATCAAGGTTTCAGTTGGGCAATCCGTATCGAGAGGTCAAAAGATCGCAGAGGTAGGATCAACAGGTCGCTCAACCGGAAATCACGTGCACTTTACCGTCTATAAAAATGACGTAGCAGTTAACCCAATGCCGTACTTGAAGTAG
- a CDS encoding acetamidase/formamidase family protein, whose amino-acid sequence MYRVKKQDVIYAMSPENRPVLKVEAGSIVTFETCDCFEDQIQSADTVFQELDWNRINPASGPIYIEGTEPGDILVVHIQKIKIKNQGVMVTGPELGVMGFDLQENVIKMIPIQDGKAVLSDKLQVPISPMIGVIGTAPAKEAISCGTPGDHGGNMDCKQMREGTTLLLPVNVPGALFALGDLHAAMADGEVAVCGVEIAGEVTVKLDVIKGKQWPLPMAVNQEHLITIASEKELDKAADRAVINMVQFLHEELGVEKAEATFLLSAAGDLRICQVVDPLKTARMELPLAYATAVGFDSKIVGR is encoded by the coding sequence ATGTACAGAGTAAAAAAGCAGGACGTAATTTATGCCATGTCTCCTGAAAATCGGCCGGTCTTGAAGGTAGAAGCAGGCAGTATCGTAACGTTTGAAACCTGCGATTGCTTCGAGGACCAAATCCAATCGGCTGACACGGTGTTTCAAGAGCTTGATTGGAATCGGATCAACCCTGCTTCCGGCCCTATTTATATAGAAGGAACAGAACCAGGTGATATTTTGGTTGTTCATATTCAGAAAATTAAGATTAAAAATCAAGGCGTAATGGTTACAGGGCCGGAACTGGGTGTAATGGGTTTCGACCTGCAAGAAAATGTGATTAAAATGATTCCGATACAAGATGGAAAAGCTGTCTTGTCGGACAAGCTTCAGGTTCCGATCAGTCCTATGATTGGCGTAATTGGAACAGCTCCTGCCAAAGAAGCCATTTCATGCGGTACGCCAGGCGATCACGGCGGTAACATGGACTGCAAGCAAATGCGCGAAGGTACTACATTGCTTTTACCCGTAAATGTTCCCGGCGCATTGTTTGCCCTGGGTGACCTTCATGCTGCAATGGCAGACGGTGAAGTTGCTGTATGTGGTGTGGAAATCGCAGGGGAAGTAACCGTAAAGCTCGATGTGATAAAAGGAAAACAGTGGCCGTTACCGATGGCAGTCAACCAAGAGCATTTGATCACAATTGCGTCGGAAAAAGAGCTGGACAAGGCTGCGGATCGAGCGGTCATCAACATGGTACAATTTCTACACGAAGAGCTCGGCGTAGAAAAGGCGGAAGCCACCTTCCTGCTCTCCGCTGCGGGAGATTTGCGCATCTGTCAGGTAGTCGATCCTTTAAAGACAGCCCGTATGGAGTTGCCTCTCGCGTATGCAACCGCAGTTGGCTTTGATTCGAAAATAGTCGGTAGATAA
- the argH gene encoding argininosuccinate lyase, whose product MKLWGGRFTKPTNQLVEEYTASISFDQKMWRQDIVGSLAHVAMLGKCGILPMEEVRQIIAGLKKVKEKIERGQAEFLVAHEDVHMNIEKMLIEEIGPVGGKLHTGRSRNDQVALDMHLYLREKLMEIIQLAMYLQEALLEQAGQHLDTVMPGYTHLQRAQPVLFGYHLMAYVSMLQRDIERMTETWKRVNVLPLGAGALAGTTFPIDRTFVAELLQFDGIYQNSMDAVSDRDFIVEFLADASLVMTHLSRLCEELVIWSSQEFSFVELDDAFCTGSSIMPQKKNPDVAELVRGKTGRVYGNLFGLLTVLKGLPLAYNKDMQEDKEGMFDTVATIHGALALLTPMIKTMQVKTDRMRQAVTNDFSNATDLADYLVRKDMPFRQAHEVVGRTVLYCIEQQKYLLDLTLEEFQSFSEAIGADVYEALAVETVVNARNVLGGTARNQVEVQIDWYRKQLVETHAWVDKNSQKVMIESLIDVGSPA is encoded by the coding sequence ATGAAACTCTGGGGAGGACGCTTCACGAAGCCGACAAATCAACTCGTAGAAGAGTATACTGCTTCTATTTCTTTCGACCAGAAAATGTGGCGACAGGACATCGTTGGAAGCCTGGCTCATGTTGCCATGTTGGGCAAGTGTGGCATCCTGCCGATGGAGGAAGTAAGACAGATCATTGCTGGCTTGAAAAAAGTAAAAGAGAAAATTGAGCGCGGGCAAGCTGAGTTTCTCGTTGCGCACGAAGATGTGCACATGAATATTGAAAAGATGCTGATTGAAGAGATCGGTCCGGTGGGGGGCAAACTCCACACTGGACGCAGCCGCAATGATCAGGTTGCGTTGGATATGCACCTATACCTCAGAGAAAAGCTGATGGAGATTATCCAATTGGCGATGTATTTGCAAGAGGCATTGTTAGAGCAAGCAGGTCAGCATCTCGATACCGTCATGCCAGGCTATACACATTTGCAACGTGCGCAACCGGTATTGTTTGGCTATCACCTGATGGCGTATGTGTCCATGCTGCAACGCGATATCGAACGGATGACCGAGACGTGGAAGCGTGTGAATGTGTTGCCGCTTGGAGCAGGTGCTCTCGCAGGTACGACATTCCCGATCGACCGCACATTTGTAGCGGAATTGCTGCAATTTGACGGTATCTATCAAAACAGCATGGATGCAGTGAGTGATCGTGATTTCATTGTCGAATTTTTGGCAGACGCTTCTTTGGTCATGACTCATCTTTCCCGTCTGTGCGAAGAGCTCGTCATCTGGAGCAGTCAGGAATTCTCTTTTGTAGAGCTAGACGATGCTTTTTGCACAGGGTCTAGTATCATGCCGCAAAAGAAAAATCCTGATGTGGCAGAGCTGGTTCGCGGAAAAACAGGGCGTGTTTACGGCAATCTGTTTGGATTGTTGACCGTATTGAAAGGTTTGCCGCTGGCGTACAACAAGGATATGCAAGAAGATAAAGAGGGCATGTTTGATACGGTAGCTACCATTCATGGTGCGCTAGCGTTGCTCACGCCGATGATTAAAACGATGCAAGTCAAAACAGATCGTATGCGTCAAGCAGTAACCAATGACTTTTCCAATGCGACAGATTTGGCAGATTACCTGGTTCGCAAAGACATGCCGTTCCGTCAGGCGCATGAAGTCGTAGGGAGAACCGTTTTGTACTGCATCGAGCAGCAAAAATATCTTTTGGATCTGACCTTGGAAGAATTCCAGAGCTTCTCAGAGGCTATTGGAGCAGATGTGTATGAAGCGCTAGCTGTTGAGACCGTCGTCAATGCGCGCAACGTGCTGGGTGGAACCGCTCGTAATCAGGTAGAAGTCCAAATCGATTGGTATCGCAAGCAACTGGTAGAAACACATGCTTGGGTGGATAAAAACAGCCAAAAGGTCATGATTGAATCCCTGATCGATGTTGGTTCACCTGCATAA
- the ftsX gene encoding permease-like cell division protein FtsX — protein MKIRTLGRHVREGVKNLGRNGWMSFASISAVTITLFILGVFLILAMNVNYFAQTVEKQVEIRVFMDLLATKENITQVENNIKKLPQVESVSFIPKDEGLKKFKESLGEKAYLFEGLEESNPLPDAFTVKTKQPQDTAAVAAQIKNIQYVKSLTYGEGTVDKLFSLTGAVRNVGIAFIIGLGFTAMFLIANTIKLTIVARRREIEIMKLVGATNWFIRWPFFVEGLMMGVAGALIPTIMLMVGYYYLLDAIHSSFEASQLFKLLPLFPLVYQVALALLAIGAFIGIWGSLVSVRRFLRV, from the coding sequence ATGAAGATTAGGACGCTGGGGCGCCATGTCCGTGAAGGGGTCAAAAACCTCGGGCGGAACGGCTGGATGTCGTTCGCTTCAATTAGTGCCGTGACCATTACTCTCTTTATCTTGGGAGTTTTCCTCATTCTGGCGATGAACGTCAATTACTTTGCGCAAACCGTGGAAAAGCAGGTAGAAATCCGCGTCTTCATGGACTTGCTAGCGACAAAAGAAAACATCACACAGGTTGAGAACAACATCAAGAAGCTTCCGCAAGTGGAGTCCGTTTCATTCATACCGAAAGACGAAGGACTGAAGAAATTTAAAGAGAGCCTTGGTGAAAAAGCGTATTTGTTTGAAGGATTGGAGGAAAGCAATCCTCTGCCGGATGCGTTTACCGTAAAAACGAAGCAACCGCAAGACACTGCTGCTGTTGCTGCTCAAATTAAAAATATCCAGTATGTCAAAAGCCTAACTTACGGGGAAGGCACTGTGGACAAACTGTTTTCCTTGACAGGAGCAGTTCGTAATGTCGGGATTGCCTTTATTATTGGACTTGGTTTTACCGCGATGTTCTTGATTGCCAACACGATTAAGCTGACAATTGTGGCACGTCGCAGAGAGATTGAAATCATGAAGCTGGTTGGTGCCACGAACTGGTTTATCCGTTGGCCATTCTTTGTGGAAGGGCTCATGATGGGTGTGGCAGGGGCATTGATTCCAACCATTATGTTAATGGTTGGGTATTACTACCTCCTGGATGCCATTCACTCCAGTTTTGAAGCTTCCCAACTGTTTAAACTGTTGCCGCTATTCCCGCTCGTGTATCAAGTGGCGTTGGCTTTGCTGGCGATTGGTGCATTCATCGGGATTTGGGGAAGTTTGGTGTCCGTACGTCGCTTCTTGCGAGTTTAA